The nucleotide window AGCTAAAAAGAGGTTTAAGCGGAAACAGATTCCGCTGGTTTCATCCTTTCTATTCAGCTTAAGAAAAGACTGGATATAGCCCACGCAGGTTCTGCACATGAATCTCCCCTTCCCACTACTCTCCTTTCTCTGGGGCATATACAGTGCAATCTAGAAGCAACACTTAAAGCCAGCCAGAAGGGCTGGATTGTGACAAGTGTCTGCTTTCACACACGCTCACAAGGTGAAGCAGACATTCCAGTAGAGCACAGAGGGAGGAACAGACAAGCCTCCGAACTTCCAGCAAGGCTCCAAGTTCCCAGAAGaacaggaaggaagaggaagacatGCATTACGAAGCAACGAGGAGGAAAAAGAACGAGGCTTTTGGCTCACTCAAGGCGAAAATGAGGCCTCATTCAGCAGCTGGAAAGAGACAGACATCGCAAGCCTTCCCCCATCGCAGTTTCACAGAACAATTGCTCAGAGACATCAAGACAATGATGACCATCAACACAAGAATATGAAACACAGTCATAGGAGGTTTGCTTTGGGCTACTTCAAAAAGACCCACATTTTTCTCTGTTTGCTGGGGCTCAAGACAAGGAAAACACTGGAGTGGTGGGAagtgagggagagggagggaggggcagtgAGAGACCACATGCTCctgctctttcccctccccagccaACTCCCTTGGTTGTGCAAAGCTGTGCTTGGTGGGACAGGAAATGGTACACACGACCACACATCCAGCACATATAAGAAGTGGTCAAACACATCCCGGGACGAACACACATCAGCAGTGAGCAAGTGAAAAGCTGAGAGCACCCCACCCACCCTCTCCTCCCAGGCCACAAAAAAGGCCTGATCAGAAGCTGGTTGTGACCTGGATACACAGACTCCCAAGAGCCATGCCCCTCCCAGCAGGTGTTGAGCAGGCCCAGGTGAGCTCTGGCAAGAGCAGTGAGGCAGGTGCAAATGCAGGGGAATGTCACGCGCCTTGCTGGAGACCCAGCACTGAAAAACCCAAGCCCAGTACCCTGCCAACCGCCTCCTCTTACAGCATGCGAGGGAAGAGGAATGTAGCTACCCCTTGGCAAGCAATGAGAGAACCATCCCGAAACCACCCCCAAGGCAAGCGTGTTGTACTCTCACAGGAAGTCCTTCCACAGTGGAGCACCAGGGGTGTCAATACCACCGCCACCCCATGCCTTCCATAACTGTATACCCAGGAGACTAGAAAGTTGAGCTCGCTGGAACCTTGACAGTTTCTTCAGCACCCCCTGCTGGAAAAGGGAGGAGCGTTCATGGAATCTGCTATCGCCGGAGTTTTTGGTGAGTGTGAAGGATAAGGCTTCTCCGTGACGGCATCTTCTGGTCGAACATAAATATGGAGAGCAGCACCAGGCTACTATTTCCCTGGGCCAGGAATGGCGGTCACAATCTCCTCATACTTGGGGGGCGGGTCACTGTAAGACAAGCTGGTTTCCTCGCCACTGCTGTTCTCAGGATGCCCGGTCACCTCCTCGTACGAAGGTGGTGGGGTCGCGCTTGACAATCTCATCAGGGCAGAGACGGAAGGATCGGAGGGATGGAGGgtgctgtctggctggctggtAGACCCAAGACCCCACCGGCCATTGCCAGCCCCTCTGCTGCCTGGGTCCCGCTGGCAGTGGGCTTCACTTTGACTGTGCGAGGACTCTCGGTACACCATCACCCTGGGGAGGCTGCGGCCTGCTCGGCTGGCTAAGTAGCGGTTCTGGGCATAAGAAGGACGGTGGCGCGTGGCCTTCTGGAGCTGACACCTCCATATAATGAACAGGGCAATTACTATAAGCAAAGCAACACCTAGCAAGGGCACTACAACATACATGGCATCTGACCGCCCTGTGCCTTCTGTGGGATTCTTGACAGAATAAGCATAATCTTTCCAAAATTCCATCTGCATGGGGAAATAAAACAAAGCCGTGATCAACAAAAGCTCTTCTGGCAGGTCCCAATGCCTTCCACAGGCATCTTCCTGAGTACAGAAGGAAGTCAGTGGCTATCACCAAGAGCATTATGGGAACAGGAGCTAAGGGCTCTTGGAAAGCAGCAAGGAACCAAACAGGAAAGCAGCTACAACTATTGGATGAGATCTATCTCATGGCCAAGcctgcagcagcagctctctctccACAAAGACCACCTCAACCCCATCTTCTCACATGCCCCACCTCAGTCAATTTGGGACACTAAAAATGGCACAAAGACTGAAAAATTAAGTTAAAACCATAATAAACAATGTATTTGTCCTTACAACCACATTGTTCACAGAGTGAGATTTGTTTTCTGCAGTGTTTTTGTTTTCTGAATGGAGGCCCAAAGATCCACAACCACTTAAGTGTGCCACAGAGCCAGAAATCAGCCTTGCCTCTCCCAGATTTAGACCACCAAGCACTCTATCACCCACCTGGTTAGATTAAGCCTAGTTAGCATCACAGTGATACAATGAAATGGAAATGATGTGATCCAGAGAGGgccatttttgttttattgtacTTGAAAGCATGGAGATGGCTGTGATGTTGACTGCAGCAACATCTCTGGGGTGAGGAGAGAGAAGTGCAGCTATTTCCCTCATGCACACCATTTTCATGATCCTAAACAGTtgcaccagtgtggtgtagtagatAGACTAGGATATGggcgacccaggttcaaatctccactctcccatggaagcttgctgggtgacacacTTTCAGTCTAAACTCAGGAGCAGACTGGGAAAGGAAAACTGCCCTGGACTTAGAAGGAggtgactctgcttagaatggcatttGTAAATTACCCCCTGAAGCTACTATTAGCCACATAGCAGAAAAAAATACCATTATACCATGTATTTCTCCCCCACTGTGGGTCCAATAGGAGCTTGAGGAGGGATTTAGATCAGGGAGAAATCAAATGGAGCCCCTGACACtgctttatgttttaaaaaaaagaaaatacccCCAAGAAATCAGATCATCTTCAAGATTAGGAAATAGAGGGGATGATAAAGAATGTAAAGAAACACAAATTCCTGTGAATGGACAGGGAGAAGCTAAGAATAAGTCACTTGGCAAGGACAGAAGAGACACCTTTCCACCTGCTCACTGAACTTCAAAACCCAGCACTCAGACCTTTTCCTCTCTCTGTGGCCACATACCGTCTTCTCCTTGTTTTCAAACACCTCCTTGACTTCTTCGTAGCTGCAGATCTCCTCAACACACTCCCGCTCAATGGTGCCCTGCCGGAATTCCTCCAAGAAGCCATTGGCTCGAGGGAAGCGCTTGAGAACAGAGTGGGCATTCTGGGCTGCCAGAAAAGCTGCAAAGCACACAAGAGAACAGCAAACAGAAGTACCCCCACTCCTCAGCATAGAGACATgggccaccaagccaggcaggAGTGAAGGCTGGCCCAAAGACATCCAACTGATTCACTGAAGTCTCTTTCTCTGCCCCCACCCTTCCAAACTATTGTACTACCAGGGgaccaatcctaagcaggtcaacTTAGAATTTTTCTCTCAGAAAAACTGTTCATAGGATCACACTGTAGATTGTGATCTGGACAGAGAGGCCTCATCTCAAATAcactttttctgtttttaatataGAACAAAACATACACTTAATGTCATTCATTGCATAGGATGACTGGTTTATTATGTCAAATATTCTGTGTCAGGGCCTTGAACAGGTAGCTTGCAAGCTACTTTTAGCTCATCAGCGACTGAAGAGTATGTTGTGCAGTCActagaagacccaggaaaagatcTTGGGAGAGAATTCCCTTGCAAGATTTCAGATACATTGGAAAGCTCAAACAATGGACCTGCCATGTCTTTCTGGGCAGAAGAAACTGCAACCAGGGGGAAtcaaatttaatatttatatagtaTACATATTAAgttggcttatttatttataaatttctAACATAtagatatttaatattaatatttaatattaatattaactaTATATTGTATGTTTGAGTAGCTTGGGCTTTTAATTACTCTCATTACAGAAAAGGTTGATGGTCCCTATTCTGTATCATTTCACAGATGTGTTGTATTTAGTTGGCCAGTGGGGGACTTGTAAGCTTTTGATATTCCAGGTTGCAAATTTTGGCATTCTGTCTTGCCGAAGCCAATGTCTCAAGAACCTATTGAGCCTTACTGTCCTATTCTTTGAACCCTCATGccaagaagagaaagaaacataACCCAGTCTCTAAGAGAGCAGGGGTCACTTACTTGCCATGTTGGATCTTCACTCAGTTACTTGAAGGTCTCAGCCATCTGTTGGGAAGAGACCACATCAGCCACAGGTACTTGAGCTGCCAAGCCCAAAccccagtccccacccccaccccgcacaGGAAGTGTCTCAGAGTTGGGACTCTTGCAGGTCCAAATCTGATCGCTCAGCTGCCTGCTCCTCTCAAGAAAATCAAGGCAATATCTAAAGAGAATCCCAGAAGTCACTACCAATTAGAATCCAGTCCAATGGTAATGAGTTGATCTTGATTGGCTGGAAACAAAATGGGTTGTTTGAgttgaaacaaaatgaaattcagcagagataaatgcaaCGTTCTTAATTTaagcaaaaagaaacaaatacatAGTTACAAGATGGTGGATACTTGGCTTGGCACTAATTCATGAACAAAGGATCTTGACATCACAACTGATTGCAAGCAGAGCATGAGTGGGCAGTGTGGTGCCACTGCAAAGTACACTACTGCAATTTTATATTGTATTAACAGAAGCATAGTATCCATGCCATGGGAAGTAATAGCTTTACTCTTCAACAAATCAGTCAGACCTTGGCTGGAGCACTGTATCCTGTTCTGAGTC belongs to Eublepharis macularius isolate TG4126 chromosome 13, MPM_Emac_v1.0, whole genome shotgun sequence and includes:
- the PRRG3 gene encoding transmembrane gamma-carboxyglutamic acid protein 3; translated protein: MEGLFSALGSSESSPPALPRPLGTTFLHVERVTSAASPSLHPSRLLAVAMATSSSDGDAFLAAQNAHSVLKRFPRANGFLEEFRQGTIERECVEEICSYEEVKEVFENKEKTMEFWKDYAYSVKNPTEGTGRSDAMYVVVPLLGVALLIVIALFIIWRCQLQKATRHRPSYAQNRYLASRAGRSLPRVMVYRESSHSQSEAHCQRDPGSRGAGNGRWGLGSTSQPDSTLHPSDPSVSALMRLSSATPPPSYEEVTGHPENSSGEETSLSYSDPPPKYEEIVTAIPGPGK